One Amycolatopsis sp. NBC_00355 genomic window carries:
- a CDS encoding heavy metal translocating P-type ATPase — protein MPAENSPSRVREIGLLTGVVALLAAGGVAWWAGASVAANVVWAAADVVTLVPAVVWVAADLRARRWGADLLAVLALAATVAVGEYLAGAIVAAMVATGRVLEAGAQRRASRNLTALLDRAPRVAHLRTATGHETVPVDAVRAGQLVVVLPGEVVPVDGSLPDGGLFDESALTGEPLPVSRQAGETVHSGVVNAGAAVDVLARATAADSAYAGVVRLAEQAAARTARLARLADRVAVWFLPASLLIAGLAWALTGEAVRAVAVLVTATPCPLLLAVPIAITGGMSRASKAGVVVKDGAALEALGRATVLLMDKTGTVTRGRPEITDVVCAPGHDAAEVLALAAGVEQYSPHVLAAAVVRAAASAGVEPADAEDVTEQPGSGVAGRVRGREIRVGRPPGGSGLPDWARGAARRSRLDLASVLWVEADGEPVAALLAKDPVRPDAARTMRRLRAAGITHVQLLTGDRVGNAREVAAMLGLDEVRAEVTPAEKVRAVEAARARGVTVMTGDGVNDAPALAAADVGVALGSRGATAAAQAADAVILDDRLDRLADAAEIARRSHRLAVQSAVAGTLLSVVAMLAAAAGYLVPVAGAVVQEAIDVVVILNALRALGGRKPGGPAPAGLVRRFEAEHEHLLPARAAVRQAADALAEGATAQADDAARTAARLLAEQLLPHEHAEEAELYPALAPALGGPEGTVTMSREHAEIGRLARRLERHLAEAPDGIQPDQVDDLRATLYGLDAVLTLHFAQEEEAYFTLPSR, from the coding sequence GTGCCGGCTGAAAACAGCCCGTCACGGGTGCGGGAGATCGGGTTGCTCACCGGCGTCGTGGCGCTGCTGGCCGCCGGGGGAGTGGCCTGGTGGGCGGGCGCGAGCGTCGCCGCGAACGTCGTGTGGGCGGCCGCCGACGTCGTCACCCTCGTGCCGGCCGTCGTCTGGGTCGCCGCCGACCTGCGGGCCCGGCGGTGGGGTGCCGACCTGCTCGCCGTGCTGGCCCTGGCCGCCACCGTGGCGGTCGGGGAGTACCTGGCCGGCGCGATCGTCGCGGCCATGGTCGCCACCGGGCGGGTGCTCGAAGCCGGCGCCCAGCGGCGCGCGAGCCGGAACCTCACCGCGCTGCTGGACCGCGCGCCCCGGGTGGCGCACCTGCGCACCGCGACCGGCCACGAGACCGTCCCGGTCGACGCCGTGCGCGCCGGGCAGCTGGTCGTCGTGCTGCCGGGCGAGGTCGTGCCGGTGGACGGGAGCCTGCCCGACGGCGGGCTCTTCGACGAGTCCGCCCTCACCGGCGAGCCCTTGCCCGTGTCGCGGCAGGCGGGCGAGACCGTCCACAGTGGAGTCGTCAACGCCGGTGCGGCTGTCGACGTCCTGGCGCGCGCGACCGCCGCGGACAGCGCCTACGCCGGCGTCGTCCGGCTCGCCGAACAGGCCGCCGCCCGCACCGCGCGGCTGGCGCGGCTCGCCGACCGGGTCGCCGTCTGGTTCCTGCCGGCCTCCCTGCTGATCGCGGGCCTGGCCTGGGCGCTGACCGGCGAGGCCGTCCGCGCGGTCGCGGTGCTGGTCACCGCGACGCCGTGCCCGCTGCTGCTGGCCGTCCCGATCGCGATCACCGGCGGCATGTCCCGGGCCTCGAAGGCCGGGGTGGTCGTCAAGGACGGCGCCGCGCTCGAAGCCCTCGGCCGGGCCACGGTGCTGCTGATGGACAAGACCGGCACGGTGACGCGGGGCCGTCCCGAGATCACCGACGTCGTCTGCGCGCCCGGCCACGACGCGGCGGAGGTCCTCGCCCTCGCCGCCGGGGTGGAGCAGTACTCGCCGCACGTGCTGGCCGCGGCCGTGGTCCGCGCGGCGGCGTCGGCCGGTGTCGAACCGGCCGACGCCGAGGACGTCACCGAGCAGCCCGGTTCGGGTGTCGCGGGACGGGTGCGCGGCCGTGAGATCCGCGTCGGACGGCCGCCCGGCGGGAGCGGACTGCCGGACTGGGCGCGCGGTGCCGCCCGCCGGAGCCGCTTGGACCTCGCGTCCGTGCTGTGGGTCGAGGCCGACGGCGAGCCCGTCGCCGCGTTGCTCGCGAAGGACCCCGTCCGGCCGGACGCGGCCCGCACGATGCGCCGGCTGCGCGCAGCCGGGATCACCCACGTCCAGCTGCTCACCGGCGACCGGGTCGGCAACGCCCGCGAGGTCGCCGCCATGCTGGGGCTCGACGAAGTCCGTGCCGAAGTGACGCCCGCGGAGAAGGTCCGCGCGGTCGAGGCCGCGAGGGCGCGCGGCGTGACGGTGATGACCGGCGACGGCGTCAACGACGCGCCCGCGCTGGCCGCCGCGGACGTCGGTGTCGCGCTCGGCTCCCGCGGGGCGACCGCGGCCGCCCAGGCCGCCGACGCGGTGATCCTCGACGACCGGCTCGACCGCCTCGCCGACGCCGCCGAGATCGCGCGGCGGTCGCACCGGCTGGCGGTGCAGAGCGCCGTCGCGGGGACGCTGCTGTCGGTGGTGGCCATGCTCGCGGCCGCCGCGGGATACCTGGTGCCGGTCGCCGGGGCCGTGGTGCAGGAGGCCATCGACGTCGTCGTGATCCTGAACGCGCTACGCGCCCTGGGCGGCCGGAAGCCCGGCGGCCCGGCGCCCGCCGGACTGGTGCGGCGGTTCGAGGCCGAGCACGAACACCTGCTGCCCGCACGGGCCGCGGTCCGGCAGGCCGCCGACGCGCTCGCCGAGGGGGCGACCGCCCAAGCCGACGACGCCGCCCGCACCGCCGCGCGGTTGCTGGCCGAGCAGCTGCTGCCGCACGAGCACGCCGAGGAGGCCGAGCTGTACCCGGCGCTCGCCCCCGCGCTCGGCGGCCCGGAGGGCACGGTCACGATGAGCCGCGAGCACGCCGAGATCGGCCGGCTCGCGCGCCGCTTGGAGCGGCACCTGGCCGAGGCCCCGGACGGCATCCAGCCCGACCAGGTCGACGACCTGCGCGCCACGCTCTACGGCCTGGACGCGGTGCTGACACTGCACTTCGCGCAGGAAGAGGAAGCGTATTTCACGCTCCCGTCGCGGTGA
- the ppk2 gene encoding polyphosphate kinase 2, translated as MAGKKKARIPRELYERELLRLQAELVKLQEWVRHEGARLVVVFEGRDAAGKGSTIKRVTEHLNPRVVRIAALPSPTERERTQWYFQRYIEHLPAAGEIVLFDRSWYNRAGVERVMGFCTPEEHRRFLQQCPIFERLLIDDGILLRKYWFSVSLDEQERRFSARIDDPMRRWKLSTIDLQSVTHWEDYSRAKDDMFVHTDTAESPWHVVESEEKRRGRLNMIAHLLASVPYYEVSRQAVSLPPRPEPTGYFRPDRRLQTYVPDHAATLLRPTGGGNHG; from the coding sequence ATGGCGGGAAAGAAGAAGGCGCGCATACCGCGCGAGCTCTACGAGCGGGAGCTGCTGCGGCTGCAGGCCGAACTGGTCAAGCTCCAGGAGTGGGTGCGCCACGAAGGCGCCCGCCTGGTCGTGGTGTTCGAAGGCCGGGACGCCGCCGGCAAGGGCAGCACGATCAAGCGCGTCACCGAGCACCTCAACCCACGGGTGGTGCGGATCGCCGCGCTGCCGAGTCCGACCGAGCGCGAGCGGACCCAGTGGTACTTCCAGCGCTACATCGAGCACCTGCCCGCGGCCGGCGAGATCGTGTTGTTCGACCGCAGCTGGTACAACCGCGCCGGCGTCGAGCGGGTGATGGGGTTCTGCACTCCCGAAGAGCACCGCCGGTTCCTCCAGCAGTGCCCGATCTTCGAGCGCCTGCTGATCGACGACGGCATCCTGCTGCGCAAGTACTGGTTCTCGGTCAGCCTCGACGAACAGGAGCGCCGGTTCTCCGCGCGCATCGACGACCCGATGCGCCGCTGGAAGCTCTCGACCATCGATCTGCAGTCCGTGACCCACTGGGAGGACTACTCGCGGGCGAAGGACGACATGTTCGTGCACACCGACACCGCCGAATCCCCTTGGCACGTGGTGGAAAGCGAAGAGAAGCGGCGCGGTCGGCTGAACATGATCGCGCACCTGCTCGCGAGCGTGCCCTATTACGAGGTTTCCCGGCAGGCGGTGTCGCTGCCGCCGCGGCCGGAGCCGACCGGCTACTTCCGGCCGGACCGCCGGCTGCAGACCTACGTTCCCGACCACGCGGCGACCCTGCTGCGCCCAACCGGAGGAGGAAACCATGGATGA